A window of the Citrus sinensis cultivar Valencia sweet orange chromosome 9, DVS_A1.0, whole genome shotgun sequence genome harbors these coding sequences:
- the LOC102617545 gene encoding uncharacterized protein LOC102617545, whose amino-acid sequence MEETTNIQELSERFKELQNSVAIMNQNYVTLNYQVMGLQGHMLEEITRAKVSMTQIIEKINALEKTNKKVANSRCDIGELSVESENKITTQEELSVSAKDEPHTSETPTSAELVKNDKREKEKMMPKKEEKGLSILEKRKRQYLSYVKYLLEKKNPEKWLYIASQQNLNKAIIFPGADPKFVRGLYDQGLIYCIYPGRTCREVEALPMAILESARTYFGITRAEQIYIRFYSTIPEFVGEEVIKAEHIVKIGITREPIIGNHVVQEFNEEQQLRIMTAKRALGYKIMYNELKEILRSEEIPWVYTSGKANELLIYSQSKVSQSTPKKQVIESWFNVLAKAQMTMSEETAQHFCQLMKKEIMHKCDFCEEKENVTSSQSYDEDGIFIPTTT is encoded by the coding sequence ATGGAGGAGACAACTAACATCCAAGAATTATCCGAAAGATTTAAAGAGCTGCAAAATTCAGTTGCAATTATGAATCAGAATTATGTTACATTAAATTATCAAGTTATGGGATTACAAGGTCACATGCTTGAAGAAATTACTCGTGCCAAAGTGAGCATGAcacaaataattgaaaaaattaatgcattagaaaaaaccaacaaaaaaGTTGCGAATAGCCGATGTGACATCGGGGAATTATCTGTTGAgtctgaaaataaaattaccacTCAAGAAGAATTATCAGTGTCGGCTAAAGATGAGCCACACACATCAGAGACGCCAACTTCCGCAGAATTAGTAAAAAAcgacaaaagagaaaaagaaaaaatgatgcCTAAAAAGGAGGAAAAAGGCCTGTCTATtcttgaaaaaagaaaaaggcaatATTTGTcttatgtaaaatatttgttagaaaagaaaaatccagAGAAATGGCTTTACATTGCAAGCCAGCAAAATCTCAACAAAGCAATTATATTCCCAGGAGCGGACCCGAAATTTGTTAGAGGACTCTACGATCAAGGACTTATCTACTGTATTTATCCAGGAAGAACTTGCAGAGAAGTAGAAGCTTTGCCTATGGCAATTCTTGAGTCAGCAAGGACTTATTTTGGAATTACCAGAGCagaacaaatttatattagattttattcAACAATTCCAGAATTTGTTGGAGAAGAAGTTATCAAGGCAGAACATATTGTCAAGATAGGTATCACCAGAGAGCCTATTATTGGCAATCATGTGGTCCAAGAATTTAATGAGGAACAGCAACTCCGGATTATGACAGCCAAGAGAGCATTGGgatataaaattatgtacaatgaattaaaagaaatattaagatCCGAAGAGATTCCTTGGGTCTACACCAGTGGAAAAGCAAATGAGTTATTGATCTACAGCCAAAGCAAAGTGAGCCAGAGTACCCCAAAGAAGCAAGTAATTGAATCATGGTTCAATGTGTTAGCAAAAGCACAGATGACAATGAGTGAAGAAACGGCTCAACACTTTTGCCAGCTcatgaagaaagaaataatgcACAAGTGTGACTTTTgcgaagaaaaagaaaatgtgacGAGCAGCCAAAGCTATGACGAAGATGGAATCTTTATCCCAACTACTACTTAG
- the LOC107174298 gene encoding disease resistance protein RUN1-like, whose protein sequence is MESRLEKLKFLMCTGSNDFDGSSFLADVREICDKEGSVISLQKQLLSDLLKLADNSIRNVYDGVNMIGSRLRHKKVLLLIDDVADVEQLRGLAGKRDWFGPGSRIIITTRDEHLLKLHRVEEVYKLEALNFDEAFRLFCLKAFDTYKPLEEYSELAKCFVKYASGLPLAVDVLGSFLFGRPVDQWRSTQERLKRDPENKILDILQISFDGLKEAEKNIFLDVACFYKWENRDYVSKILDSCGFDPIIGISVLIEKSLLTVRENDRLWMHDLLQEMGQQIVRRQSPDEPGRRSRLWEEADVSHVLSQNTGSEVVEGIMVDDNSLENEVYFSEVLKHFRPLNMLKVMKLRHSENLIKTPDLTEAPDLEELDLKGCTRLREIHSSLLLHNKLILLNLKGCTSLTTLSSKIFMKPLKTLVLSGCLKLRKFPHVAGSMECLRELLLDGTDIKELPVSIELLSGLVQLSLKGCKNLLSLPIAISSLKCLRNLKLSGCSKLKKFPQIVASMEDLLELYLDGTSITEVPSSIELLHGLELLNLNNCKNLVRLPNSINGLKLLKTLNLSGCFKLENMPETIGQVESLEELDISGTAIRRPPSRSVSFYRPCFHFPFLNLS, encoded by the exons ATGGAATCACGCTTGGAGAAACTGAAGTTTCTTATGTGTACAGGGTCTAATGAT TTTGATGGGAGTAGTTTTCTTGCCGATGTTAGGGAAATATGTGATAAAGAAGGAAGTGTAATCTCTTTGCAAAAGCAGCTCCTCTCCGATTTACTGAAGCTTGCAGATAATAGCATACGGAATGTCTACGATGGTGTTAACATGATAGGAAGTAGGCTACGACATAAAAAGGTCCTCCTCTTAATCGATGATGTGGCTGATGTTGAGCAACTACGAGGATTAGCTGGAAAGCGTGATTGGTTTGGTCCAGGCAGCAGGATCATAATAACAACGAGGGATGAACATTTGTTGAAGTTGCATCGAGTCGAGGAAGTTTATAAGCTTGAGGCACTAAATTTTGATGAGGCATTTCGACTCTTTTGTTTGAAAGCCTTTGATACTTATAAGCCTTTAGAAGAATATTCGGAACTAGCTAAATGTTTTGTAAAGTATGCTAGTGGTCTTCCATTAGCTGTTGATGTTTTGGgttcatttttatttggtaGACCTGTGGATCAGTGGAGAAGTACCCAGGAAAGACTAAAAAGAGATCCCGAAAATAAGATTCTAGATATACTCCAAATAAGTTTTGATGGGCTAAAAGAGGCAGAGAAGAATATATTTCTTGATGTTGCGTGTTTCTATAAATGGGAGAACAGAGATTATGTATCGAAAATTCTAGACAGCTGTGGTTTTGACCCAATTATCGGAATTAGTGTCCTTAtagaaaaatctttattaacTGTGCGTGAGAATGACAGATTGTGGATGCATGATTTGTTACAAGAAATGGGTCAACAAATTGTTAGGAGACAATCCCCTGACGAGCCTGGAAGACGCAGTAGATTGTGGGAGGAAGCAGATGTAAGCCATGTCTTGTCACAAAATACA gGAAGTGAAGTAGTTGAAGGAATAATGGTTGATGATAACTCTCTTGAAAATGAGGTGTACTTTAGTGAAGTGCTAAAGCATTTTCGT CCTTTAAACATGTTGAAAGTCATGAAACTCAGACATTCAGAGAATCTGATTAAGACACCAGACTTAACTGAGGCCCCAGATTTGGAGGAGTTAGATCTTAAAGGTTGTACAAGGTTGCGTGAAATTCACTCGTCTTTGTTACTTCACAATAAGctgattttgttgaatttgaaaggtTGTACAAGTTTGACAACTCTTTCGAGTAAGATTTTTATGAAACCGCTTAAAACACTTGTTCTTTCTGGTTGCTTGAAATTGAGGAAATTTCCACACGTTGCGGGAAGTATGGAGTGTCTGCGGGAACTTCTTTTGGATGGAACTGACATCAAAGAACTGCCAGTATCAATTGAACTTCTATCTGGACTTGTTCAGTTGTCTTTGAAAGGCTGCAAAAATCTATTGAGTCTGCCAATTGCTATAAGCAGTTTAAAATGTCTAAGAAATCTAAAGCTCTCTGGTTGCTCAAAATTGAAGAAGTTTCCACAGATTGTGGCGAGTATGGAAGATCTGTTAGAGCTCTATCTAGATGGAACTTCCATTACAGAAGTGCCATCATCTATTGAACTTTTGCATGGACTtgaattgttgaatttgaacAACTGCAAAAATCTCGTGAGACTTCCCAACAGTATAAATGGTTTGAAATTACTCAAAACTTTGAATCTCTCAGGCTGCTTCAAACTTGAAAATATGCCAGAGACTATTGGGCAAGTAGAAAGTTTGGAAGAACTTGATATAAGCGGAACAGCCATAAGACGACCTCCATCCCGTTCGGTATCATTTTATAGGCcctgttttcattttccttttctaaatttaagttaG